Below is a genomic region from Streptomyces sp. RPA4-2.
AAGCGTCGTCCGTGGGCGCGCAGGGAGGCGACGCTGACGCGGAGCGAGGCGTTCACGCGGGCCCCCCCTTGGTGTCGAGGGCCTTCATGCGGTCCAGCACCTTGTCGGCGGTCGGGGACGCCAGCCGGTCCACGAGGCGGCCGTCCGCGAGGAAGACGACCTCGTCGGCGTGGGCCGCGGCCACCGGGTCGTGGGTGACCATGACGACCGTGCGGTTCATCCGGCGGACCGCGGTGCCCAGCAGGTCGAGGACCTCACCGCCGGCCCGCGAGTCGAGGTTCCCGGTGGGTTCGTCGGCGAAGACGACGTCGGGCCGACCGGCGAACGCCCGTGCCACGGCTACGCGTTGCTGCTGCCCGCCGGAGAGCTCGGAGGGGCGGTGGTGGAGCCGGTCGCGCAGGCCCACCACGTCGATGAGTCCGTCGATCCAATCGGGGGACCCCTTGGCCCCGGCGAGGTCCAGGGGCAGCGTGATGTTCTCCGCGACGGTGAGCGTCGGGACCAGGTTGAACGCCTGGAAGACGAAGCCCACGTGATCGCGGCGCAGCAGGGTGAGGCGCCGGTCGTCGAGCGTGCTCAACTCGGTGTCCCCGATGAAGGCGGTGCCGGCGGAGAGCGTGTCCAGGCCCGCCGCGCAGTGCATCAGGGTGGACTTGCCGGAGCCCGAGGGCCCCATGATCGCGGTGAAGCGGCCGGCCGGAAAGCCGACGCTCACCCCGTCGAGGGCCCGTACGGCGGTGTCGCCGCTGCCGTACACCTTCACGGCGTCGGTGACGCCCGCGGCCGGACGTGTCGCGGTCACCGTGCTCATGCCGCTCCGCCCTTGCCCGTGAGCCCGAACTGCTCGTCGAGCACGGAGAGCCGGCGCCAGTACTCGTCCTCATCGATCTCGCCGGACGCGAAGCGGCGGCCGAGCACGGCGACCGGCGAGTCGCCGGTCACCCGGGGGGCCGCGGCCGGACCGAGGTCGCCCCGCGCGCGCCACGGTCCGCGGTCACCGCGCCAGGCCGTACGGCGAAGGACGGTCACCACACCGATGACGGCGGCCGCCCACACCAGGGGAAGGAAGAGGATCCACGGCCCGGGGCCGCCGTCCCAGTTCGCCAGGGTCTGCATCTCGGGTCATCTCCTCGTCGGGGTCCGATGTGTCGCCTCGAGAGTCGCTCCTAAAGGGCCCCCGGGTCGTCGTACGGCCAGCGGCAGTTCGCGTACCTCCGCGGGAGTACGCGGGGCGGCCTCGGCTGCTTCCGCCGGTCCGGCCCGGGGCTTCCTCCTCGCCCGTCCAGGGTCTGTACCTACTGGTATGTACTTCTGTACTTACTGGTATGTACAGTGACGTCATGAGCACTCAGGAGCGGCTGATCGAGGCGACGCGCGAGCTGTTGTGGGACCGGGGTTACGTGGGCACCAGCCCGAAGGCGATCCAGCAGCACGCGGGCGCCGGACAGGGCAGCATGTACCACCACTTCACGGGCAAGCCCGACCTCGCCCTGGCCGCCATCCGCCGCACCGCCGAGGAGTTGTGGGCCGGCGCCGAGGAGGTACTGAGCGCACCCGGCTCACCGTACGAGCGCATCGAGGCGTATCTGCGGCGCGAACGCGACGTCCTGCGCGGCTGTCCGGTCGGACGGCTGACGATGGACCCGGACGTGATCGCCAGCGACGAGCTGCGCGCTCCTGTCGACGAGACTCTCGACCGGCTGCGCGAATGTCTGGCCGGCATCGTCGAAGAGGGCAAGGAGCAGGGGCAGTTCGCACCCTCGCTGGACGGCGAGGAGATCGCCGCGACGATCCTCGCGACCGTCCAGGGCGGCTATGTGCTGGCGCGCGCCTCCGGTTCACCCGCCGCCTTCGACTCGGGCGTCCGCGGTCTGCTCGCCCTGCTGACGCCGGGCTCCTCCGGCCGGTGAGACACCCGGCCAGGACCGACACCTCACGCACGGCGAAGGCCTGCGGAGACCCCACGCACGGCGAAGGCCTGCACAGGCCTCACACACGGCACCGCCTGCGCGGACCAGCGGACACATGACCCACGCGGAGCCCGCAATGCCCACTGAGCCCGATGAGCCCGCAGAGCCCTTCCGGAGGCGCCCGATGCACGCCCTGCAGTACGAGCTCACCTTCCCCGCCGACTACGACATGGGGATCATCCGT
It encodes:
- a CDS encoding TetR/AcrR family transcriptional regulator; its protein translation is MSTQERLIEATRELLWDRGYVGTSPKAIQQHAGAGQGSMYHHFTGKPDLALAAIRRTAEELWAGAEEVLSAPGSPYERIEAYLRRERDVLRGCPVGRLTMDPDVIASDELRAPVDETLDRLRECLAGIVEEGKEQGQFAPSLDGEEIAATILATVQGGYVLARASGSPAAFDSGVRGLLALLTPGSSGR
- a CDS encoding SHOCT domain-containing protein; this translates as MQTLANWDGGPGPWILFLPLVWAAAVIGVVTVLRRTAWRGDRGPWRARGDLGPAAAPRVTGDSPVAVLGRRFASGEIDEDEYWRRLSVLDEQFGLTGKGGAA
- a CDS encoding ABC transporter ATP-binding protein codes for the protein MSTVTATRPAAGVTDAVKVYGSGDTAVRALDGVSVGFPAGRFTAIMGPSGSGKSTLMHCAAGLDTLSAGTAFIGDTELSTLDDRRLTLLRRDHVGFVFQAFNLVPTLTVAENITLPLDLAGAKGSPDWIDGLIDVVGLRDRLHHRPSELSGGQQQRVAVARAFAGRPDVVFADEPTGNLDSRAGGEVLDLLGTAVRRMNRTVVMVTHDPVAAAHADEVVFLADGRLVDRLASPTADKVLDRMKALDTKGGPA